In the Caldanaerovirga acetigignens genome, one interval contains:
- the hemA gene encoding glutamyl-tRNA reductase, translating into MGEIFLVGVDHRAPVEVREKVAVRKDDIKDYLLRIKAIPGLKEAVLLSTCNRTEFYAVVGDVAKPGAMEFFKLSRGDYEEISRYIYVHEGEKAVRHIFRVACGLESMVVGEDQILGQVKEAWERSKESQSSGKILNRLFLDAVTLGKKVRSEVKISDVPLSVSYIAVKFIEEFFGSLKGKKVFVLGTGKTGRITIKNLIHKGVEEVFVTSRTWERALALKEEIPEVNLVPYEEKYRAMARCQIVISASGAPHYTVDREKFAQIYTGGGVAFLDLSVPRDIDPEVARLPNVQIFTLDDLKKTAEENQKKRLYLAKKIEEMVDSAVKDYLNWLKTLQVVPVIRKVSDFANTVCAEEFENLTRRLQNVDDEEKRQIKRAMERICSKMTAVYLETIKHLALFAGGDFDG; encoded by the coding sequence ATAGGCGAAATCTTCCTCGTAGGAGTGGACCACCGGGCGCCGGTGGAAGTTAGGGAAAAGGTAGCCGTAAGGAAGGATGATATAAAGGATTACCTTTTAAGGATAAAGGCGATTCCCGGTCTGAAAGAGGCGGTTTTGCTTTCTACTTGTAACAGGACTGAATTTTATGCGGTCGTGGGAGATGTGGCAAAACCCGGTGCAATGGAATTTTTTAAACTCTCGCGCGGAGATTACGAAGAAATTTCACGCTATATATACGTCCACGAAGGGGAAAAGGCAGTGAGGCATATTTTCAGGGTGGCCTGCGGATTAGAATCGATGGTCGTTGGAGAAGACCAGATTTTAGGGCAGGTAAAGGAGGCCTGGGAACGGTCTAAAGAATCGCAAAGCTCCGGCAAAATTTTAAACAGGCTTTTTCTTGATGCGGTGACCTTGGGTAAAAAGGTAAGGAGCGAAGTCAAAATATCGGACGTACCCCTTTCAGTGAGCTACATAGCTGTAAAATTTATAGAGGAATTTTTCGGAAGCCTTAAAGGGAAGAAGGTCTTCGTCCTGGGAACGGGCAAAACAGGCAGGATAACGATTAAAAACCTCATCCATAAAGGTGTAGAAGAAGTTTTCGTAACCAGCAGGACTTGGGAAAGAGCTTTAGCGCTGAAAGAGGAAATACCCGAAGTGAACCTGGTGCCTTACGAGGAAAAATACCGGGCTATGGCCCGTTGCCAGATTGTTATAAGCGCCAGCGGAGCACCGCACTATACTGTGGACCGGGAGAAATTTGCACAAATTTATACGGGAGGAGGCGTAGCTTTTTTGGACCTTTCCGTACCCCGGGATATAGACCCCGAAGTTGCCCGTTTGCCCAACGTCCAAATCTTTACTCTGGATGACCTCAAAAAAACCGCCGAGGAAAACCAAAAAAAGAGGCTTTACCTGGCTAAAAAAATCGAGGAAATGGTAGATAGTGCCGTAAAGGATTACCTGAATTGGTTGAAAACTCTTCAGGTGGTGCCGGTTATAAGGAAGGTTTCGGATTTTGCAAATACCGTATGCGCCGAAGAATTCGAAAATTTGACCCGCCGGCTGCAAAATGTGGACGACGAGGAAAAAAGGCAGATAAAGAGGGCCATGGAAAGGATTTGTTCAAAAATGACTGCAGTTTACCTGGAGACGATAAAACACCTGGCGCTCTTTGCTGGGGGTGATTTCGACGGCTAA
- the cbiD gene encoding cobalt-precorrin-5B (C(1))-methyltransferase CbiD — translation MSDYILKDKRMLRLGYTTGSCAAASAKAASLLLFTGRVPDYVTVETPSGKTLEIKVEQSEKGDGWAKCAVKKDGGDDPDVTHGLLVWARVEKKLSGGIEIEAGEGIGVVTKPGLSVKPGEPAINPKPREMIEREVSKVLPEGEGVRVVISIPGGERVAEKTFNPRLGIIGGLSILGTTGIVTPMSTESLKETLALELSVLSAEGIKSFALVPGNYGRDFARKMGFEDAFIVSCGNFIGFALDKAVEYGFKKVNIIGEIGKLIKVSAGIFDTTNRIADARAEIITAYAALFGVGKETLKKLMDVATTAGALDILEKYGVDLKNFCGFVAERVLERCVWYTRQKIGISVHLVSRERGLVAVAGE, via the coding sequence TTGAGTGACTACATTTTAAAAGACAAAAGAATGCTCAGGCTGGGTTATACCACCGGCTCATGTGCCGCGGCTTCGGCGAAAGCCGCCTCGTTGCTGCTTTTCACCGGAAGGGTGCCGGATTATGTGACGGTGGAAACCCCATCGGGAAAAACTTTAGAGATTAAAGTGGAGCAGAGCGAAAAAGGCGACGGTTGGGCAAAATGCGCTGTAAAAAAAGACGGAGGAGATGACCCGGATGTGACGCACGGCCTTTTGGTCTGGGCGAGGGTTGAAAAAAAGCTTTCCGGAGGCATAGAGATAGAGGCCGGCGAGGGCATAGGCGTCGTCACAAAACCCGGACTTTCGGTAAAACCGGGTGAGCCCGCCATAAACCCCAAGCCCAGGGAAATGATAGAAAGAGAGGTTTCAAAAGTCCTCCCCGAAGGGGAAGGCGTGAGAGTTGTAATAAGCATTCCAGGGGGAGAAAGGGTGGCCGAAAAGACCTTCAACCCCAGGCTGGGAATAATAGGAGGTCTTTCTATTCTTGGCACGACAGGAATCGTCACCCCGATGTCAACTGAAAGCCTGAAGGAAACGCTGGCTCTGGAGCTTTCGGTGCTTTCGGCAGAAGGCATAAAATCCTTCGCGCTCGTTCCCGGAAATTACGGGAGGGACTTTGCCAGGAAAATGGGATTTGAAGACGCATTTATAGTATCGTGCGGCAATTTCATAGGGTTTGCGCTGGATAAGGCTGTGGAGTACGGCTTTAAAAAAGTAAATATTATAGGTGAGATCGGAAAACTTATTAAGGTATCAGCGGGGATTTTCGACACGACAAACAGGATAGCCGACGCGAGGGCCGAAATTATTACGGCGTATGCAGCTCTCTTCGGCGTAGGGAAGGAGACATTAAAAAAACTCATGGACGTTGCCACTACGGCTGGGGCCTTGGATATTCTGGAAAAATATGGCGTCGACCTTAAAAATTTTTGCGGTTTTGTGGCGGAAAGGGTTTTGGAACGATGTGTCTGGTATACCCGGCAAAAAATAGGGATTTCCGTGCATCTTGTTTCCAGAGAAAGAGGACTTGTGGCAGTGGCGGGGGAGTGA
- a CDS encoding cobalt-precorrin 5A hydrolase: MKRAVIAVTERGGSLAAFIAEKLNADLYLPEKYAKEKGLGEKKGIYPISGEFVPFVEGIFDRYRALIFVSAVGIAVRAIAGAVKSKLQDPAVVVVDEGGNFCVSLLSGHFGGANELAKEVAGLIGATPVITTATDVAGIKAPDDMARKLKLHIEKAGDLKKVNSCLLRGEKVVCAVGPDFPKKLIEDNLSVQIVELDTVPRDAKAAVFVTDYKIESPGIPHVVLRPKRIVLGIGCKKGADFHKLKSLMESFFLKLGLSVSGVGKIATLDIKKDEKCILELSGYLGVPVDFFSVGELKKYESLFPGSCFVKEKIGVGSVARPAAFISSYKGEELGYISGGGFTLAAYRRVFHELD, translated from the coding sequence ATGAAGAGAGCTGTAATCGCAGTAACAGAAAGGGGCGGGAGTTTGGCCGCATTCATTGCAGAAAAGCTGAATGCGGACCTTTACCTCCCCGAAAAGTACGCAAAAGAAAAAGGCCTGGGCGAAAAAAAGGGCATATACCCGATAAGTGGGGAATTCGTGCCGTTCGTCGAGGGGATTTTTGACAGGTACCGGGCTTTGATTTTCGTTTCGGCAGTGGGTATAGCCGTGAGGGCAATCGCCGGAGCGGTAAAAAGTAAACTTCAAGACCCCGCGGTCGTGGTGGTTGACGAGGGTGGAAACTTTTGCGTGAGCCTGCTTTCGGGACATTTCGGAGGAGCCAACGAACTTGCGAAAGAAGTGGCGGGGTTGATAGGAGCCACACCGGTCATCACGACGGCCACGGATGTGGCGGGAATTAAAGCTCCCGATGACATGGCACGAAAGCTCAAGTTACACATAGAAAAGGCCGGGGACCTGAAGAAGGTAAATTCCTGCCTTTTGAGAGGAGAGAAGGTGGTTTGTGCGGTGGGGCCTGACTTTCCGAAAAAATTGATTGAAGACAACTTGTCCGTGCAAATTGTGGAATTGGATACTGTCCCCCGGGATGCAAAGGCGGCCGTTTTTGTCACCGATTATAAGATAGAGTCCCCAGGCATTCCTCACGTCGTCCTGAGGCCGAAAAGAATCGTTTTGGGAATCGGGTGCAAAAAGGGAGCGGATTTTCATAAGCTCAAATCTCTGATGGAAAGTTTTTTTCTGAAGCTGGGCCTTTCCGTTTCGGGTGTGGGGAAAATAGCGACGTTGGACATAAAAAAGGACGAAAAATGCATCCTTGAGCTTTCCGGATACCTGGGCGTTCCTGTCGATTTTTTCAGCGTCGGAGAATTAAAAAAATACGAATCTCTTTTCCCAGGGTCCTGTTTTGTGAAGGAAAAAATCGGCGTGGGAAGTGTCGCAAGACCTGCTGCCTTTATTTCGAGCTACAAAGGGGAGGAATTGGGATATATCAGCGGGGGAGGATTTACCCTTGCCGCGTACAGGAGGGTTTTTCATGAACTGGATTAA
- the cbiT gene encoding precorrin-6Y C5,15-methyltransferase (decarboxylating) subunit CbiT — MWEYGFGIPDDLFVRGDVPMTKEEIRAISLSKLRLKRDSVVWDIGAGTGSISVEAALFCKEGVVYAVEKDEQALNLVAENARRFGLSNLIPVPGEAPEALLDLPSPDRIFIGGSKGRLGDIISFSCERLKEGGRVVINTVTVESACEALKALESSGFSTEMVLLYVSRAKKVKDVHILISQNPVCVISGDFKGKGEGE; from the coding sequence ATGTGGGAATACGGATTCGGAATACCCGATGACCTTTTTGTAAGAGGGGATGTCCCGATGACGAAAGAGGAAATCAGGGCGATTTCCCTTTCGAAATTGAGGCTTAAGAGGGATTCAGTTGTCTGGGACATAGGGGCGGGGACAGGGTCCATTTCGGTTGAAGCCGCGCTATTTTGCAAAGAGGGTGTGGTATATGCGGTGGAAAAGGACGAACAAGCGCTGAATCTCGTCGCGGAAAACGCGAGGAGATTCGGGCTTTCAAACCTGATACCCGTGCCGGGGGAGGCTCCTGAGGCGCTTTTAGACCTTCCGAGTCCCGACCGGATTTTCATAGGGGGGAGCAAGGGCAGGCTCGGAGATATCATAAGTTTCTCCTGCGAAAGGTTGAAGGAAGGAGGCAGGGTGGTGATAAACACCGTAACGGTGGAAAGCGCCTGTGAAGCCCTGAAAGCTCTGGAGTCTTCGGGTTTCAGCACGGAAATGGTGCTGCTTTACGTTTCCCGCGCAAAAAAAGTAAAGGACGTGCATATCTTAATATCCCAGAATCCGGTGTGCGTGATATCCGGCGATTTTAAAGGGAAAGGGGAAGGTGAATGA
- the cobA gene encoding uroporphyrinogen-III C-methyltransferase: MQSCWVMKMAGKVYLVGAGPGDAGLFTLRGAELLKKADVVLYDRLVNPEILKFAREDAELIDVGKSPGETPVPQDEINKLLFEKARENRLVVRLKGGDPFVFGRGSEEALYLAERKIPVEIVPGITSAVAVPAYAGIPATCRGFCSSFHVFAGSEHVADKFDWKCISKLEGTLIFLMGVQNMGYIVKNLMENGKDPKTPSAATMWGTTRKQKTVVADLEKIEEKARNAGIENPAVLVVGETVSLREYLNWFEKKPLFGKRILATGSGDDFPLLKELGAQVISSPTIKIVFDFEESKKALDKMVEKDLVIFSSPNAVKSVVSAMRKTGFDVRNLARATLAAVGKKTAEILKENLLFPEILPEKYTSGDLLKAIPPAKRGGKALVITSDIGGKELIKGLEELGYEAEKIAAYRNLPNTSEKWRILREAEMGFDAAVFTSPSTFMYLEQLIEDLSFLKGKAMIVSIGPTTAKAIEKRGLKVDLMPEENTLEGIEKALLELWMGREKRCGF, from the coding sequence TTGCAAAGTTGCTGGGTGATGAAGATGGCGGGTAAGGTTTATCTAGTGGGAGCTGGCCCTGGCGATGCGGGCCTCTTCACCTTAAGAGGGGCCGAATTGCTCAAAAAAGCCGACGTGGTCCTCTACGACCGGCTGGTAAACCCAGAGATTCTGAAATTCGCAAGAGAAGATGCCGAGCTCATAGATGTGGGGAAATCGCCGGGTGAAACCCCTGTGCCGCAGGATGAAATTAATAAACTTCTTTTCGAAAAAGCTAGAGAAAACCGCCTCGTGGTCAGGCTAAAAGGAGGCGACCCCTTCGTCTTTGGAAGGGGCAGCGAAGAGGCGCTCTATCTTGCGGAAAGGAAAATCCCTGTGGAAATCGTCCCTGGCATTACATCAGCCGTTGCAGTTCCGGCCTACGCCGGGATTCCCGCAACCTGCCGGGGGTTTTGCTCCTCTTTTCATGTCTTTGCGGGAAGCGAACATGTGGCGGATAAGTTCGACTGGAAATGCATCTCAAAGCTCGAAGGCACCCTGATTTTCCTGATGGGGGTGCAAAACATGGGCTACATTGTAAAAAACCTCATGGAGAACGGAAAGGACCCCAAGACCCCTTCTGCTGCGACGATGTGGGGAACTACCAGAAAGCAAAAAACGGTGGTAGCGGACCTTGAAAAAATAGAAGAAAAAGCCCGGAATGCGGGGATAGAAAACCCGGCGGTGCTCGTAGTCGGTGAAACCGTGAGTTTGAGGGAATATCTCAACTGGTTCGAGAAAAAGCCGCTTTTCGGCAAAAGGATTCTGGCTACGGGTAGTGGCGACGACTTTCCGCTTTTAAAAGAGTTGGGGGCCCAGGTCATCAGCTCCCCCACCATTAAAATAGTGTTTGATTTCGAGGAATCTAAAAAGGCCCTTGATAAAATGGTGGAAAAAGACCTCGTTATCTTTTCAAGTCCCAATGCGGTAAAGTCCGTAGTATCTGCCATGAGAAAAACAGGGTTTGATGTAAGAAACCTGGCGAGGGCGACTTTGGCCGCGGTGGGGAAAAAAACCGCAGAAATATTGAAGGAAAACCTGCTTTTTCCAGAAATCCTGCCTGAAAAATATACATCCGGGGACCTTTTAAAAGCAATTCCACCGGCGAAAAGAGGTGGAAAAGCCCTTGTGATTACCTCCGACATCGGCGGAAAAGAGCTAATAAAAGGGCTTGAGGAGTTAGGTTACGAAGCCGAAAAAATTGCCGCGTACAGAAATCTTCCCAATACCAGTGAAAAATGGAGGATTTTAAGAGAGGCCGAAATGGGATTTGACGCGGCGGTTTTTACAAGCCCTTCGACCTTTATGTACCTTGAACAATTGATAGAAGACCTCTCTTTTCTTAAGGGGAAAGCGATGATAGTTTCAATAGGACCCACTACGGCCAAAGCCATAGAAAAGAGAGGATTGAAAGTGGATTTGATGCCGGAGGAAAATACATTGGAAGGCATAGAAAAAGCCTTGCTGGAGCTATGGATGGGGAGGGAAAAAAGGTGCGGATTTTGA
- the cobK gene encoding precorrin-6A reductase: MILVLAGTEEGRKLSENLYKMGLNVMASVVSEYGKSLLDRNLKARAGPLNEEELSQLIEIHDIKILIDATHPFAADISRKAMKVCSEKKVRYIRFERESADLDLPGVIRVDSFEEARMKAEEFESIFLTTGSRNLHFFSDLKKKGKKLKVRVLPSSEVIKKCEELGFLPDEIIAAKGPFSEEMNYIMFRDFKAEVVVTKESGPTGGVLEKIKACRRLKIPIIVVRRPFLPYPVVVRNIEELLKEMGPEMG, from the coding sequence ATGATACTGGTACTCGCAGGGACCGAGGAGGGGAGGAAACTTTCCGAAAACCTGTATAAAATGGGTCTTAATGTAATGGCCAGCGTCGTTTCCGAATACGGCAAAAGCCTTCTGGACCGCAATTTAAAGGCAAGGGCCGGTCCGCTGAACGAAGAGGAATTGAGCCAACTTATTGAAATACACGATATAAAAATATTAATTGACGCAACCCACCCCTTTGCCGCCGACATAAGCAGGAAGGCCATGAAGGTGTGCTCAGAAAAAAAAGTGAGGTACATCAGGTTTGAAAGGGAAAGCGCCGATCTGGACCTGCCGGGCGTGATAAGGGTTGATTCCTTCGAAGAGGCCAGGATGAAAGCGGAAGAATTCGAATCCATATTCCTCACTACGGGAAGCAGAAATCTTCACTTTTTTTCCGATTTAAAGAAAAAAGGGAAAAAGCTCAAAGTCCGGGTTCTTCCGAGCAGCGAAGTCATTAAAAAATGCGAAGAATTGGGCTTTTTGCCCGATGAAATAATAGCAGCCAAGGGCCCTTTCAGCGAAGAGATGAATTACATCATGTTCAGGGATTTTAAAGCAGAGGTAGTCGTGACAAAAGAAAGCGGGCCTACCGGAGGGGTGTTGGAGAAAATTAAAGCGTGCCGAAGGCTGAAGATACCGATTATCGTCGTTAGGCGGCCTTTTCTTCCATATCCTGTGGTGGTTCGAAACATAGAAGAACTTTTAAAGGAGATGGGACCTGAAATGGGATAG
- the cobM gene encoding precorrin-4 C(11)-methyltransferase: MIYFIGAGPGDPELITVKGRKILSSCDVVIYAGSLVNPLVLKYAKGNAGIYDSSRMDLDEIVEVMKDAHQRGMDVARLHTGDPSLYSAVREQAVRLEELGIPYEIVPGVSSFCAASAALKRELTVPGVSQTVIITRIPGRTPVPENEDLQKLSAHRATLVLFLSAGNMEDAVGRIIGSYGPDAPAAVVYKASWEDERVVRGKLKDIAVKAKNEGIEKTALLIVGNALGDNFELSKLYSPDFSHGCRGARK, translated from the coding sequence GTGATATATTTTATCGGCGCAGGGCCGGGGGACCCGGAGCTGATTACCGTAAAAGGGAGGAAAATACTTTCTTCTTGCGACGTGGTGATTTACGCGGGTTCGCTGGTCAACCCCCTCGTTTTGAAGTACGCAAAAGGTAATGCCGGGATATACGACAGTTCCCGCATGGACTTGGATGAGATAGTAGAGGTGATGAAGGATGCCCACCAAAGGGGAATGGACGTCGCAAGACTTCACACCGGCGACCCGTCCCTTTACAGTGCGGTGAGGGAACAGGCTGTAAGGCTCGAAGAACTGGGGATCCCGTACGAGATAGTTCCCGGCGTCAGCTCCTTTTGCGCGGCATCTGCTGCGTTAAAAAGAGAGCTCACGGTGCCGGGAGTGAGCCAGACAGTAATAATTACCAGAATCCCCGGAAGGACTCCGGTGCCAGAAAACGAGGACTTGCAAAAGCTTTCGGCCCACAGAGCCACACTGGTGCTGTTTTTGAGCGCGGGCAACATGGAAGATGCTGTGGGGCGGATAATCGGCTCTTACGGCCCCGATGCGCCGGCGGCGGTGGTGTACAAGGCGAGCTGGGAAGACGAAAGGGTTGTGCGGGGAAAATTGAAAGACATCGCCGTCAAGGCAAAAAACGAAGGCATAGAAAAAACGGCCTTGTTGATTGTAGGAAACGCGCTCGGGGATAACTTTGAGCTTTCGAAACTTTATTCGCCCGATTTTTCCCACGGCTGTCGGGGTGCACGAAAATGA
- the cobI gene encoding precorrin-2 C(20)-methyltransferase — MKKAAGILYGVGVGPGDPELITLKAVRVLQSADMVAAPGKEKSIALEIAKPYVRGDVIELRFPMGLSGAERERALDENERVLRGFLNEGKKIAFITLGDPMTYSTFAYMAERLKDFQIEIVPGINSFSAAAARLKLSLAEGDESLAVIPASKMTSLDKVLDEFENVVAIKISSHYDEVLELFSKKGFYSALSVRCGHEGEIATFEPERYKGQKVDYLSLLIGKKVKK, encoded by the coding sequence ATGAAAAAAGCTGCTGGGATTCTGTACGGAGTGGGCGTCGGCCCGGGAGACCCGGAACTCATTACCTTGAAAGCGGTAAGGGTCCTGCAGTCCGCAGATATGGTGGCGGCACCCGGCAAGGAAAAAAGTATAGCTTTGGAAATAGCAAAGCCCTACGTACGGGGGGATGTCATAGAGCTCAGGTTTCCGATGGGCCTTTCCGGTGCGGAAAGGGAAAGGGCTCTCGATGAAAACGAAAGGGTCTTGAGGGGATTTTTGAACGAGGGAAAAAAGATAGCCTTTATAACCTTGGGAGACCCCATGACGTACAGCACCTTTGCCTATATGGCCGAAAGGCTGAAGGACTTTCAGATAGAAATTGTCCCAGGGATAAATTCCTTTTCGGCGGCGGCCGCAAGGCTCAAACTATCCCTTGCCGAAGGGGACGAATCCCTGGCGGTGATTCCGGCCTCCAAGATGACCAGCTTGGATAAGGTCCTTGATGAATTTGAAAACGTAGTGGCCATAAAAATTTCGTCGCATTACGATGAGGTTCTGGAACTTTTCTCAAAAAAAGGGTTTTATTCTGCCCTCTCGGTAAGGTGCGGCCATGAAGGCGAAATCGCCACTTTCGAACCCGAAAGGTACAAGGGGCAAAAGGTTGACTACCTTTCGCTCCTCATAGGGAAGAAGGTGAAAAAGTGA
- the cbiE gene encoding precorrin-6y C5,15-methyltransferase (decarboxylating) subunit CbiE — protein MISVVGVGPGHLDFLTFAAIKRIKEADLLIGAKRHLELFPDLRCEKIAFDSRVDLCGLLKKKGRIVILASGDPGVYGILDAVLKCADEREVEVLPGISAFQYFMAKLKLPAKGTAVLSMHGRKVDIVPVVKKYKVVVVFTDGENTPQKIAQTLLLNEITDRVIHVGENLSYSDERLKSFTVRELASCRDKFQLNLVVIEKCGNTDSEYPMTFL, from the coding sequence ATGATAAGTGTAGTAGGGGTAGGCCCAGGCCACCTGGATTTTTTGACTTTTGCCGCCATAAAGAGGATAAAAGAGGCTGACCTGCTAATAGGGGCAAAGAGGCACCTGGAGCTGTTCCCGGACCTCCGGTGCGAAAAAATTGCATTCGATTCTAGAGTCGACCTGTGCGGGCTTTTGAAGAAAAAGGGGCGGATAGTAATCCTCGCCTCGGGCGACCCGGGAGTTTACGGAATTCTGGATGCTGTTTTAAAATGTGCCGATGAACGGGAGGTGGAGGTCCTGCCCGGAATAAGCGCTTTCCAGTATTTTATGGCAAAATTAAAACTTCCGGCAAAGGGAACGGCCGTATTGAGTATGCACGGGAGAAAGGTCGATATAGTGCCGGTGGTTAAAAAATACAAAGTGGTCGTGGTTTTTACCGATGGCGAGAACACGCCGCAGAAGATAGCCCAAACCCTCCTCTTGAACGAAATTACGGACAGGGTAATCCACGTGGGAGAAAACCTGTCGTATTCGGACGAAAGGCTGAAGAGTTTTACCGTAAGAGAGCTCGCATCGTGCCGCGACAAGTTTCAACTGAATTTGGTGGTGATAGAAAAATGTGGGAATACGGATTCGGAATACCCGATGACCTTTTTGTAA
- a CDS encoding precorrin-8X methylmutase has product MDYLIEPMAIEKKSFAIIERRINRKIFSEEEMEIAKRVVHATADFEFARLMRFNRNAVESGIEALRAGWDIVTDTRMARAGIRRILASKFGSRVKCYSVSKKAREMAEEMGITRAMAGIMIGAEEPKNRIFVIGNAPTALFKLNELIKKEKISPALVVGVPVGFVGAKEAKEELLQLPVPSIAVKGCKGGTPVAVAIVNALLLLAERRDGVE; this is encoded by the coding sequence TTGGATTACCTGATAGAACCGATGGCGATAGAGAAAAAGAGCTTTGCGATAATTGAAAGGAGAATTAATAGAAAAATATTTTCCGAAGAAGAAATGGAAATTGCAAAGAGGGTGGTGCATGCTACCGCCGATTTTGAATTTGCTCGCTTGATGCGGTTCAATCGAAACGCAGTGGAGTCGGGTATCGAAGCCCTCAGGGCGGGATGGGATATCGTAACCGATACAAGGATGGCGAGAGCCGGGATAAGGAGGATTTTGGCGAGCAAATTCGGCTCCAGAGTGAAATGCTATTCGGTTTCGAAAAAAGCAAGGGAAATGGCAGAAGAAATGGGGATTACCAGGGCCATGGCGGGTATTATGATTGGTGCAGAAGAACCGAAAAATAGGATTTTCGTAATAGGAAATGCACCGACGGCCCTTTTTAAATTAAACGAGTTGATAAAAAAAGAGAAAATATCCCCTGCGTTGGTAGTGGGGGTACCCGTAGGTTTTGTCGGGGCGAAGGAGGCGAAGGAAGAGCTCCTCCAGCTTCCGGTGCCGAGCATCGCGGTTAAGGGATGCAAAGGAGGCACTCCCGTCGCTGTAGCGATAGTCAATGCGCTCCTTCTTCTTGCCGAGAGGCGGGATGGGGTTGAGTGA
- the hemC gene encoding hydroxymethylbilane synthase, whose protein sequence is MGTRQSELALIQTEIIIGKLLEHFPDWKFQVVKIKTKGDRMEKADLKEIGGKGLFVKEIEEALLRGEIDFAVHSMKDMPYEIPEGLAIAAVSEREDPRDVLISKNKKTLKELGAHSKIGTSSLRRQVQLKALRPDLEVIPLRGNIATRLRRMDELGLDGIVLAAAGLKRLKMESLIAEYFSVCEMVPAAGQGALAVETRKESEFEKLLKKINHKPTEISICAEREFMKALGGSCNFPIGAYARIEGGKIVLTGMVEKNGMVKKSTTFGDIGNPREVGENLAKLLGDEDGG, encoded by the coding sequence GTGGGCACAAGGCAAAGTGAGCTTGCCCTGATTCAGACGGAAATCATAATCGGAAAACTTTTAGAACATTTTCCCGACTGGAAATTCCAAGTCGTTAAAATAAAGACAAAAGGGGATAGGATGGAGAAAGCCGACCTCAAGGAAATTGGTGGGAAAGGCCTTTTCGTAAAGGAAATAGAAGAGGCTCTGCTTAGAGGAGAAATCGACTTTGCAGTCCACAGCATGAAAGATATGCCTTATGAAATACCGGAAGGCCTTGCCATAGCGGCAGTTTCGGAAAGAGAAGATCCCAGGGACGTTTTGATTTCGAAAAACAAAAAGACATTGAAAGAACTCGGTGCTCATTCAAAAATAGGCACTTCCAGTTTGAGGCGGCAGGTTCAGCTTAAAGCGCTCAGGCCCGACCTTGAGGTAATCCCGCTTCGAGGAAATATTGCCACAAGGCTGAGAAGGATGGACGAACTTGGTTTGGACGGCATAGTCCTTGCCGCGGCAGGCCTTAAGCGTTTGAAAATGGAAAGTCTTATCGCGGAGTATTTCTCCGTCTGCGAAATGGTGCCGGCCGCAGGGCAGGGAGCTCTTGCCGTGGAAACAAGAAAGGAAAGCGAATTCGAAAAGCTGTTAAAAAAGATAAATCACAAACCCACCGAAATTTCGATTTGCGCGGAGCGGGAATTCATGAAAGCCCTCGGCGGAAGCTGCAATTTTCCGATAGGAGCCTACGCCAGGATTGAAGGCGGTAAGATAGTTCTCACCGGCATGGTGGAGAAAAACGGAATGGTAAAAAAATCTACGACTTTCGGCGATATCGGAAATCCGAGAGAAGTGGGGGAAAATCTTGCAAAGTTGCTGGGTGATGAAGATGGCGGGTAA
- the cobJ gene encoding precorrin-3B C(17)-methyltransferase — translation MNWIKVVGIGPGIMDDLTPRALRAIVEANAVVGYVKYLKFIDSLVKGKTVVASGMRTEAERCKKAIELYKKGMKVSVISGGDPGIYGMAGLLLELAVKEGLRAEIEVVPGITALNFASSLLGAPIMQDFAAISLSDHLTPWPIIEKRLDMAAAADFVIALYNPASSERPENFRKACDVLIKHKRADTPVGIVKNALREGEWVKLTTLSEAPDYPVDMNTIIIVGSSSTKVVGNWMITPRGYNI, via the coding sequence ATGAACTGGATTAAAGTGGTGGGAATCGGCCCCGGAATCATGGATGACCTGACTCCCAGAGCTTTAAGAGCCATCGTGGAAGCCAACGCCGTTGTGGGTTACGTCAAGTATTTGAAGTTCATCGACTCCCTCGTGAAAGGCAAAACGGTGGTGGCTTCCGGAATGAGAACGGAAGCCGAAAGATGCAAAAAAGCTATAGAACTTTATAAAAAAGGAATGAAAGTTAGCGTGATAAGCGGAGGAGACCCGGGGATTTACGGAATGGCCGGCCTCTTGCTGGAGCTTGCAGTGAAAGAAGGCTTAAGAGCCGAAATAGAAGTGGTACCGGGGATAACGGCTTTGAATTTTGCATCCTCTCTTCTGGGTGCCCCTATCATGCAGGACTTTGCGGCGATAAGCCTTTCAGACCACCTCACTCCCTGGCCGATAATCGAAAAGAGGCTCGATATGGCGGCGGCAGCGGATTTCGTGATTGCCCTTTACAATCCGGCAAGTTCCGAAAGGCCCGAAAACTTTAGAAAAGCCTGCGATGTTCTAATAAAGCACAAAAGAGCCGATACGCCGGTGGGAATAGTAAAAAATGCCTTAAGGGAAGGGGAGTGGGTGAAGCTGACAACTCTTTCCGAGGCCCCGGATTACCCCGTAGATATGAATACTATAATCATAGTGGGGTCTTCTTCCACGAAGGTGGTGGGCAACTGGATGATAACACCCAGGGGGTATAATATATGA